The DNA window GGGACGGTGATGGCCGACACCGAGCGCAGGCCCAGGGTCTGGGTTTGGCGAAGGGAATCCAGGTCGCCCCGGGCTACGTGGCCGGCCATGGCAGGGAAAGCAGCGGTGGCGATGGCGGCGGCAAATACCCCCAAGGGTATCTCTACCACCCGGTCGGCAAAGCTCAGGGCGGCAATGCTGCCCTCGCTCAAGGCCGAAGCAAAGATCCGGTCCACCATGACGTTGATGAGGCCCACCCCGGAGGTGACGAGAACCAGCGGAAGCAGCTTAGCCACTTCCGATAGGGCTGGATGGTGAAAATCGAGCGGGGCGGCAATGGAACCGGAGGCACGGCGCAACTGAATCAGGGCTGGAATCTGGATGGTCAGCTGCAGGGCGGCGCCGCCTACGAAGCCATAGGCCAGAGCATAAACTCCCAGGCGGCCGGACAGCCCCAGGGCAGCGCCGATCACCACCAGGTTCAAAGCCAAGGGACCCAAGGCCGGAGCCGCAAACCGCTGGTAGGACTGGAGCACCGCCGTTGCCAGTCCGCCCAATCCGGTCAGCACCAGCACTCCCATTTGGATGCGGGTGAGATTGGCAGCTAGGGCCTGACTGGCAGGATCAAAGCCGGGAGCCAGCCAGGGGATGTAGTAAGGAGCTAGCAAGGCCCCCAGGCCGGCCAAGAGGCTGACCACCACCAGGGTAGCTACCGCCAGGGTGCGGGTGACCTGCCAACCCTCGTCCTCCCGCCGGCGGGCTAAGAAGCCGGCCAGGATGGGGATATAGCACGCCCCTACCACCCCAGTCATTAGGGTAATGAAGATGCCGGGGATGGTATTGGAGACCACAAAGGCATCGGTAGCGGCGCTGGCGCCAAACAGGCCGGCAATCACCGCTTCTCGCCCGTAGCCGGCGATCCGTCCCAGGATAGTGGCCCCCATGATAATGCTGGCCGCCTTGACGATGCGGACATGGCCACCGGCAGCCGGGACTTGGCCCTTTAGGGTGGAAACATCAGCCTCCGGCAGCTGGGTAGCGGAAGTCTCTCTCTCGATCATAGCCATCGATCCATCAACCTCTTCTTGGGCAAAGCCTTTGCCCCTCCGGCCGGGTTGACCTCCCCTAATGAACCGACCTGCAAAAGCCGCGCCACCAAGCGGGCGTTTTCCCGGGCCAGCTCCTTCAAAGGAGGGATTCTTTGGGATAAATCCTCTTTAATCTCCTGGCGGTTGGCCCATGCTTTTTCCATGGCTTCCACCAGCGGGTTGGCATCCGAGGGCTTCAGATCCTCCAGACCCAGGCAGTATGGCCTAAGGTGCAGTCGCCCCATAAAGGCCTTCACCTTGGGATCATAGGCTAGGGCTACCGCCGGCACTCCTTGGG is part of the Clostridia bacterium genome and encodes:
- the murJ gene encoding murein biosynthesis integral membrane protein MurJ, with the translated sequence MAMIERETSATQLPEADVSTLKGQVPAAGGHVRIVKAASIIMGATILGRIAGYGREAVIAGLFGASAATDAFVVSNTIPGIFITLMTGVVGACYIPILAGFLARRREDEGWQVTRTLAVATLVVVSLLAGLGALLAPYYIPWLAPGFDPASQALAANLTRIQMGVLVLTGLGGLATAVLQSYQRFAAPALGPLALNLVVIGAALGLSGRLGVYALAYGFVGGAALQLTIQIPALIQLRRASGSIAAPLDFHHPALSEVAKLLPLVLVTSGVGLINVMVDRIFASALSEGSIAALSFADRVVEIPLGVFAAAIATAAFPAMAGHVARGDLDSLRQTQTLGLRSVSAITVPAAVGLMVLATPVIRLLFERGQFDSQATSATAVALVFYAIGIIPSSWHQILMRTYYSLKDTRTPAVVGVFMIGLNALLDWLLVGPLGHAGLALCTSIVAFVYVGTLAFLLKRRAGLMEWRPLADALLRIGVATAAMAGVAYLASAWLGGRFGSHALSGQVVQVGGAIACATAVYLVVAATLRLPEISLIGSL